GTCCTATCCGCCGCCGATGATATTAACGCGGCATTTGGGCACTGAGCCAACGCGCACAACCTGACGTCAATAGCCTTGATCTTGCTGGGATCGCGGGGGAATGCTGTCGATTGCCCGGTTTTCGACGGTCGTATCCGGTGCACCGCACCCTTTGATGCATGAAGGAATTTCCGTGAAAGGTATTTCTCTCGCCAAGACATTGCGGTCTTCAAGATTGCAACGGCGCTTCGAAACGCTCGAACCAAGGCGCCTACTCGCTGCGGACGTTGTCATCAACGAGTTCATGGCGGCGAATCAACAGACCATAACGGATGGCTATGGCGCCTCGTCCGACTGGATCGAGTTGCATAATGCGGGTGATGAGGCGGTCGATCTGATCTCATTTCGGTTGACGGATGACGCGGGGCAGTTGACGAAATGGACCTTTCCTACGATGCAAATAGTTGAGCCAGGCGAATTCTTGGTGGTGTTCGCTTCGGGCCGCGACCAAGTCGACCCAGCCGGTCACCAGCACACCAATTTTAAATTGAGCCGAAGTGGCGAGTATCTTGCCCTTGTTAGTCCTGCGGGGGTTGTGATCTCCGAGTTTGGTAGCGCGGAAAACGATTATCCGGTGCAGCGGTCCGATATTTCATTCGGCATCGGCGACTTGACACGGGGCACAGCGAATGATGTTCCGATCGCAATTCCGTCGAATCAGACTTCCAGGATTCGCAGCCAGATCGAGATTGAAAATCGAACCGGAACCATCAAGGATATTTCTGTTGATCTCAAGATTAATCATGAATGGACGGATGACCTCGATGCGTTCTTGATCAGCCCGACAGGAACTCGAGTTGAGTTGTTTTCGGACGTCGGTGGCAGTGGCGATCACTTCACGAACACGAGACTCACTGACGATGCGGAGCAACGGATTGATGAAGCATCGGCGCCCTTCAGCGGAACGTTCCGTCCTGAAGAAAGTTTCCGGGCTTTTTGGGGTGAGCCAGCCAATGGTCTCTGGACATTAGAAATCAACGATGATTTTTCTGCAGTGGGCGGCCAGCTGAACGAATGGTCGTTGATCCTTGCAACAACCGACGGAGCATCGACTCGGCAGGGCTACATGCCAGTGGCAACTCCAGGCCGTCCAAACCAGGGGGCTCTCAAGGGTTTCGCCCTTACGCCAGGAGTTGACGTCGAACGAGGATTTTTCGAGCAGCCCGTTATGGTGTCGGCGACTACGAATGAAACGGCTTCCTCCCTGTATTTTACGTTCGATGGCAGTACGCCTTCGCCCGACAATCCGACTGCGGTGCTGTACACGGAGCCTTTGGACATTCGCACAACCACGACTCTTCGGATCCGTGCGTACGCTGACGAGATGATTCCAAGCGATATTGCAACGCACACATATCTATTTGTCCACGATGTCATCCAGCAGCCGCGTCGACCAGAAGGATTTCCCTCCGAATGGGCCGGTCGCACGTCTATTCCCGCTGATTACGAGATGGACGAGGCGATTACCAACGACGATCAATATTCGTCTCAATTGCCGACAGCACTCCGGTCCCTTCCTTCGGTATCCTTGGTGACAGACAGATCAGACTGGTTTGATCCCGAAGTTGGTATTTACTCGAACTCAGAAGAAAAAGGGTCCTTTTGGGAACGGCCCGTGTCGGTTGAATTATTCGGGTACGAAAACACCAACGCTTATCAAATTGACGCCGGAGTGCGACTGCAAGGGAATGCGAGTCGTTGGCCCAACCGTCCGAAGCACAATCTACGTCTTGCTTTTCGTTCGGAATATGGGGCCAGCCGTTTGGAATTTCCCCTGTTCGGAAACGACACGATCAGCAGCTTCAACAGTATTGTGCTCCGCGGCGGCAACGGTGATTCCTGGATCAATCCAACCGTGCAACACCGTGGGTCTTATATTCGTGACCAATGGCATCGCGATGCCCAGACCGCCATGGGACACGAGACCTCGCTGCAAGGTTACGCACATCTCTACATCAATGGACTGTACTGGGGCCTCTACCATCTCTTTGAACGCGTCGATGCTGACTTCATGTCCGAGCACTACGGTGGTTCGCCGGATGATTACGATGTGATCAAAGATATCCGGAACACGGGAGGGCGAGTGGAAGCCGTCAGTGGAAACACCGAGGCTTGGCTGGAACTGGTTTCGCGAGCTTCTCAAGACCTCTCCGACGAAACCAACTATGCCGCCGTCCTGCAGTATATCGATGAGGAAAATCTGATCGACTACATGCTGATCAATTTTTA
Above is a window of Pirellulaceae bacterium DNA encoding:
- a CDS encoding CotH kinase family protein, whose product is MKGISLAKTLRSSRLQRRFETLEPRRLLAADVVINEFMAANQQTITDGYGASSDWIELHNAGDEAVDLISFRLTDDAGQLTKWTFPTMQIVEPGEFLVVFASGRDQVDPAGHQHTNFKLSRSGEYLALVSPAGVVISEFGSAENDYPVQRSDISFGIGDLTRGTANDVPIAIPSNQTSRIRSQIEIENRTGTIKDISVDLKINHEWTDDLDAFLISPTGTRVELFSDVGGSGDHFTNTRLTDDAEQRIDEASAPFSGTFRPEESFRAFWGEPANGLWTLEINDDFSAVGGQLNEWSLILATTDGASTRQGYMPVATPGRPNQGALKGFALTPGVDVERGFFEQPVMVSATTNETASSLYFTFDGSTPSPDNPTAVLYTEPLDIRTTTTLRIRAYADEMIPSDIATHTYLFVHDVIQQPRRPEGFPSEWAGRTSIPADYEMDEAITNDDQYSSQLPTALRSLPSVSLVTDRSDWFDPEVGIYSNSEEKGSFWERPVSVELFGYENTNAYQIDAGVRLQGNASRWPNRPKHNLRLAFRSEYGASRLEFPLFGNDTISSFNSIVLRGGNGDSWINPTVQHRGSYIRDQWHRDAQTAMGHETSLQGYAHLYINGLYWGLYHLFERVDADFMSEHYGGSPDDYDVIKDIRNTGGRVEAVSGNTEAWLELVSRASQDLSDETNYAAVLQYIDEENLIDYMLINFYSGNRDWDRSNWRAGRLRDEGRFVFFAWDSERTDLNTTATVADGSVSRNVLSTNNLSYPTFIHQQLTANPEYRLRFADRAQRHLFLEGTLSPAGASGLWNSRADEIRKAIVAESARWGDAHITPPRNPETWESHLQDMQQKWFPARTDILLKQLRATGLYPQIESPLFNQTSGVVPSGFELQIEADENSTTYVTTDGSDPRAIGGEINELGTIAQLYSQPIRITDNTTIKARAFADGQWSALVEFHFATISAGDINIDGVLDLLDVELVCQGVQANRPEMDLNRDGQTNPTDLVFMIEDLFETEMGDANLDGAFDSGDLVHIFQQSQYEDLLIGNSGWASGDWNCDGEFDSGDLVMAFQSGGYSIAGLRR